The Cellulomonas wangleii genome includes a region encoding these proteins:
- a CDS encoding DinB family protein, whose product MDTDHHPEPGTTLPPAIAPDGKDWTWVLRERCPECGFAASDVEPAGIGGTVRDLVPRWVSALHRDDAHVRPAADVWSPLEYGAHVRDVMRLFGERVQLMLDHDDPPFDNWDQDATALDDRYDLQDPVVVAEELAAAAAVTADRFDAVGGDAWERTGRRSNGSEFTVRTLGQYFLHDVVHHLHDVRA is encoded by the coding sequence GTGGACACCGACCACCATCCCGAGCCCGGCACGACCCTGCCGCCCGCGATCGCGCCGGACGGCAAGGACTGGACCTGGGTGCTGCGCGAGCGGTGCCCGGAGTGCGGGTTCGCCGCCTCCGACGTCGAGCCCGCGGGCATCGGCGGCACGGTCCGCGACCTCGTGCCGCGGTGGGTCTCCGCGCTGCACCGCGACGACGCGCACGTGCGACCCGCGGCGGACGTGTGGTCGCCGCTGGAGTACGGCGCCCACGTGCGGGACGTCATGCGGCTGTTCGGCGAGCGGGTGCAGCTGATGCTCGACCACGACGACCCGCCGTTCGACAACTGGGACCAGGACGCGACGGCGCTCGACGACCGCTACGACCTGCAGGACCCCGTGGTCGTGGCCGAGGAGCTCGCCGCCGCCGCCGCGGTGACGGCCGACCGGTTCGACGCGGTCGGCGGTGACGCGTGGGAGCGCACCGGCCGGCGCAGCAACGGGTCGGAGTTCACCGTCCGCACGCTCGGCCAGTACTTCCTGCACGACGTCGTGCACCACCTGCACGACGTGCGCGCCTGA